A DNA window from Mastacembelus armatus chromosome 11, fMasArm1.2, whole genome shotgun sequence contains the following coding sequences:
- the parp10 gene encoding protein mono-ADP-ribosyltransferase PARP10 produces MAVKSLEERTIEVLAVPESVDEELLSLYFENKRSGGGPLISVKKRGDCATLVFEKAEAAAQVLSKGHHVLHNVTMSVRKAASKDQNRLLLRGINPSTITEMIELYVENMIGLNVTDYTLYPSPGRDIIVIQLSQPFTKDFQKLSTKISGRMLDGAKVTLEQIEQTDSILVENLHPGTSPDMLTLYFESKRGGDQKVKEVTMLSEDTAKVSFVSYESAYTVLDRQHKLDGADLIVKLYFDFLQPTESITSQNSENESQDMTEKNSEDLSENDMQTGSPVVVDSQSSQMATEALAVCEAVEEAAEERMDDQSDDADTLSNHIPITDAVKLALFRLSPLPQNIEKANANFTVQIKDDGVHIEGTERKTLEQIKTTILDFFGNMTESHFTLEPEKAQFFARTDVREKLLQTLNQAGSPTLYSVCDSQVLVTSLSQSSANQACSFLKSQVCHFSIPLDKEYMCMLYCTEWSEFLQALGFLSVKVSQQGGNIDVLTLKGMESEKQTAILNFLSTPIERETVISMEPGMLKYIQIHCHQLLADMDQVSILPLEAEDACGLKIHGHAVACQIAEELLQGVVSSICTKTITVNAPGVARFLGETECKSILNEMESKFQVYISPKQAPWEPLPHQDIFETAWKMLSHRNFQKAVIDAKQSSAKQLKAESKETDHNGAPDKGLLEEAKRIVSAMNEKLEECTSNPELFSDIDDVDLYTAEELTSLTDHNSDEIGGDVTPSSAEGNAKSGLLQLNDVAQGFTSSLDEEAQLSLAIQYSMESSHWSPADEEEQLRKALELSKKMVYGADKNPRVDQLEKGTDVSLQEEIKAANTIQIAVFAGYSCDLIRVDIAFGKKVSQRQVEEKLEHRSMKNMSEYHRKCLEMIKRKHAVEIQVQGTIIAISGFKDFVPGGVADVKLLLEKITDSVSDQEILQTVQWVQHDPASSDPIPYSPDATLFIENSWRMKLTNVDILLDNQPHIINFEKMQEHNIASGKSIKICRKLLDLEDLDQDLPEEEYSLLSSLPEATKVDEESDEFQNVVKHFYETIQEYHSKIRIIQVEKLMNRLLYNQYKLKKASILQRATYPVIERTLYHGTSEKSVKEICIHGFNRSFCGKNATVYGQGVYFAVNSAISVQDQYSPPNADGHKFIFVSKVLTGDFTKGCHSMKTAPLKETGDIPLRYDSVTDDITKPSMFVIFNDTQAFPEYIITCQRIHR; encoded by the exons atGGCAGTAAAAAGCCTAGAGGAGAGGACAATAGAGGTTCTGGCAGTGCCTGAATCAGTGGATGAAGAGCTGCTGTCTCTGTACTTTGAGAATAAGCGCTCTGGAGGAGGCCCGCTCATCTCTGTGAAGAAGAGAGGCGACTGTGCAACACTAGTGTTTGAAAAGGCAGAAG CTGCAGCCCAAGTTCTGTCTAAAGGGCACCATGTTCTGCATAATGTGACGATGAGTGTGAGAAAGGCTGCTTCAAAGGACCAGAACAGACTTCTGCTCCGGGGGATCAACCCCAGTACCATCACTGAGATGATAGAGCTCTATGTGGAGAACATGATTGGGTTGAATGTGACAGATTACACCCTGTATCCCTCACCGGGGAGAGATATTATCGTCATTCAACTTAGCCAACCCTTTACGAAAG ATTTCCAGAAACTCAGCACAAAGATCTCTGGGAGGATGCTTGATGGGGCCAAGGTAACACTTGAACAGATTGAGCAAACTGACTCCATCTTAGTGGAGAACCTACACCCTGGTACCAGTCCAGACATGCTCACTTTGTACTTTGAGAGCAAGCGAGGTGGAGATCAGAAGGTGAAGGAGGTCACCATGCTTTCAGAGGATACGGCAAAAGTGTCTTTTGTCAGCTATGAAT cagcatACACTGTGCTGGATCGCCAGCACAAATTGGATGGTGCTGACCTAATTGTGAAGCTATACTTCGACTTTCTTCAACCTACAGAAAGCATAACGTCACAAAACTCGGAAAATGAAAGCCAAGATATGACTGAGAAAAACTCAGAGGACCTGAGTGAGAATGACATGCAGACAGGTTCCCCTGTTGTGGTTGACAGCCAGTCTTCTCAGATGGCAACGGAGGCTCTTGCTGTCTGCGAGGCGGTAGAAGAGGCAGCAGAGGAACGTATGGATGATCAATCAGATGATGCAGATACACTATCCAACCATATTCCTATCACTGACGCAGTGAAATTAGCTTTGTTTCGGCTTTCCCCCCTTCCACAGAACATTGAAAAGGCTAATGCAAATTTCACCGTCCAAATCAAAGATGATGGTGTGCACATTGAAGGAACTGAGAGAAAAACGTTGGAGCAAATAAAAACCACCATCTTGGATTTTTTTGGCAATATGACTGAGAGTCATTTTACTCTTGAGCCAGAAAAGGCTCAGTTCTTTGCAAGAACAGATGTAAGAGAGAAGTTACTACAAACGTTAAATCAAGCTGGGTCGCCCACTCTGTACTCTGTGTGTGATTCTCAAGTTCTGGTAACATCGCTCTCCCAGAGCTCAGCAAACCAGGCttgtagttttttaaaatcccaAGTGTGTCACTTCAGCATACCACTGGACAAGGAATATATGTGCATGCTGTATTGTACAGAGTGGTCTGAGTTCCTGCAGGCTCTAGGCTTCTTGTCTGTAAAGGTGTCACAACAAGGAGGGAATATCGATGTGTTGACTCTGAAAGGGATGGAGAGTGAGAAGCAAACTGCAATTCTGAACTTTCTCTCTACTCCCATTGAAAGAGAGACAGTCATCTCAATGGAGCCAGGCATGCTGAAATACATCCAGATCCATTGTCATCAGCTGTTGGCTGACATGGACCAAGTATCTATTTTACCATTAGAAGCAGAGGATGCTTGTGGGTTAAAG ATCCATGGCCATGCTGTTGCTTGCCAAATAGCTGAGGAGTTGTTACAGGGCGTGGTCTCCTCTATCTGCACCAAAACCATCACAGTAAACGCTCCGGGGGTGGCTCGGTTTTTAGGGGAGACAGAGTGCAAAAGCATCCTGAATGAGATGGAGTCAAAGTTTCAGGTCTACATCAGCCCAAAACAGGCGCCCTGGGAACCCCTGCCACACCAG gaCATTTTTGAAACTGCGTGGAAGATGTTGTCCCACAGAAACTTCCAGAAAGCAGTGATAGATGCAAAGCAAAGTTCTGCAAAGCAGTTAAAAGCAGAGTCAAAGGAAACAGATCACAATGGAGCTCCAGACAAAG GCCTTTTAGAGGAGGCAAAGAGAATTGTCTCAGCCATGAATGAAAAACTGGAGGAGTGCACATCCAATCCAGAGCTGTTCAGTGACATAGATGATGTGGACCTGTACACAGCGGAGGAGCTGACCAGCTTAACAGACCACAACTCTGATGAGATAGGTGGTGATGTTACCCCATCCTCAGCTGAAGGAAATGCTAAGAGTGGGCTACTCCAGCTGAATGATGTAGCCCAGGGCTTTACTAGCAGTCTGGATGAAGAGGCCCAACTGTCTCTAGCCATCCAGTACTCGATGGAGTCAAGCCATTGGTCCCCAGCAGATGAGGAGGAACAGCTGAGAAAAGCTTTGGAGCTGTCCAAGAAAATGGTCTATGGTGCTGACAAGAACCCCCGGGTGGACCAACTGGAGAAAGGCACGGATGTTTCCTTACAGGAGGAAATCAAGGCAGCCAACACCATCCAGATAGCTGTGTTTGCAGGTTATAGCTGTGATTTGATTCGCGTGGACATAGCTTTTGGAAAGAAGGTCAGCCAGAGACAGGTTGAGGAGAAACTCGAGCACAGGAGCATGAAAAACATGTCTGAATACCACAGGAAATGTTTAGAGATGATCAAGAGGAAACATGCGGTCGAGATTCAAGTTCAGGGCACAATAATCGCTATTTCTGGGTTCAAGGATTTTGTGCCTGGAGGAGTTGCCGACGTGAAACTGCTGCTGGAAAAAATCACTGACTCTGTATCTGACCAGGAAATTCTGCAGACCGTCCAGTGGGTGCAGCATGATCCAGCCTCATCAGACCCAATTCCTTATTCACCTGATGCTACATTATTCATTGAGAATTCTTGGAGGATGAAGCTGACAAATGTTGACATCCTGCTAGACAATCAGCCCCATATTATCAACTTTGAAAAAATGCAAGAACACAACATAGCTTCAGGGAAATCTATAAAAATTTGCAGGAAGCTGCTTGATTTAGAGGATTTGGATCAGGACTTACCAG AAGAGGAATATTCTCTTCTGTCAAGCCTGCCCGAAGCAACTAAAGTCGATGAGGAATCTGACGAATTTCAGAATGTGGTGAAGCATTTTTATGAGACCATACAGGAATACCACAGCAAGATCAGAATCATACAg GTGGAGAAGCTCATGAACCGATTGCTGTACAATCAGTACAAGTTGAAGAAGGCAAGCATACTGCAGCGCGCCACGTACCCAGTAATCGAACGGACTCTCTACCATGGCACAAGTGAGAAAAGTGTGAAAGAGATTTGCATACATGGATTTAATAGGAGCTTCTGTGGTAAGAATG CCACCGTCTATGGCCAGGGAGTCTATTTTGCCGTAAACTCTGCGATCTCTGTCCAGGATCAATATTCTCCCCCAAATGCAGATGGACACaagtttatttttgtgtcaaagGTTCTAACAGGAGACTTTACTAAAGGCTGCCATTCAATGAAGACAGCTCCACTGAAAGAGACGGGCGATATTCCTCTCAGATATGACAGCGTGACAGATGACATTACCAAGCCTTCGATGTTTGTCATCTTCAATGATACACAGGCCTTTCCAGAATATATCATTACATGCCAGAGAATTCACCGCTGA